Proteins found in one Salinimonas lutimaris genomic segment:
- a CDS encoding response regulator has protein sequence MTYRLAIVEDNATARANLRSHLLNAGPFEISSFSNGKELKTALRKQHFELLLLDFHLGESKNGVEWLTELRTAGFIKPSTGVVFMTSDRMPQTIGKIIDCQPDLLLIKPYNMKTLNRGLQHYLAYRRFVKDALDAIDQGDRGLALRLLRQKLKTEVPARLRNDVVKLKAQLFFDLGDLNRAQALYDNILLQSDKVLWAQWGKIKCAYVSGNWAGCKDDLSKLLDSQLARDKAFEWLAGLCFEQQAYSQAEYFLDHIKDSELSVPATRLKTLTYQRQHRVLEGIELLQKKRDGNRSAKERFNEFTFELAEFYLSIAEQQPAMHRQESLSQARKLVGVAARNQADPQQVQKRDILLAYSAVLEDDPRKAEHLLQQSSGDGYTDNYQRTDTGSLIVAARVFNAIKQPEKARELLALAHHRNQNNLSLSDQITHQQNLSGTERQLGIAAEQAFELNDTGMTLYSKKAYLKAMYYFYQAYELLPDTPAFGLNLLQCMVDSTHPAYRSWTVLSLLEKMQAATLSGNNQARLERIITLIDAQEALYASARTLDMTDTGHDTPSGT, from the coding sequence ATGACGTATCGCTTAGCCATTGTTGAAGACAACGCTACTGCCAGAGCTAACCTGCGCAGCCATCTGCTCAATGCAGGACCGTTTGAAATTAGCAGTTTCAGTAATGGAAAAGAGCTGAAAACGGCACTGCGTAAACAGCATTTTGAACTACTGTTGCTCGACTTTCATCTGGGTGAAAGTAAGAACGGCGTGGAATGGTTAACAGAATTGCGCACAGCAGGTTTTATAAAACCCAGCACCGGTGTGGTATTTATGACCTCTGACCGGATGCCCCAGACCATTGGTAAAATCATCGATTGCCAGCCTGATCTGCTGCTTATCAAACCCTACAACATGAAAACCCTGAACCGGGGACTACAACATTACCTGGCCTACCGCCGCTTTGTAAAAGATGCGCTTGATGCCATCGATCAGGGTGACCGGGGGCTGGCTTTGCGTCTGCTGCGCCAGAAACTCAAAACAGAAGTACCGGCTCGCCTGCGTAATGACGTTGTTAAGCTCAAAGCCCAGCTGTTTTTTGATTTAGGTGACCTGAACCGGGCGCAGGCGTTATATGACAATATTCTATTACAGTCAGACAAAGTGCTGTGGGCCCAGTGGGGAAAAATAAAGTGCGCGTATGTCTCTGGCAACTGGGCCGGGTGTAAAGACGACCTTAGCAAATTGCTGGACAGTCAGCTGGCCCGGGACAAAGCATTTGAATGGCTGGCCGGCCTGTGTTTTGAACAGCAAGCCTACTCACAGGCAGAGTATTTTCTGGACCATATTAAAGACTCGGAGCTCAGTGTACCGGCGACCCGCCTGAAAACCCTGACCTACCAGCGTCAGCACCGGGTTCTGGAAGGCATTGAACTGCTTCAGAAAAAACGGGACGGTAACCGCTCGGCCAAAGAACGTTTTAACGAGTTTACCTTTGAGCTGGCTGAATTTTATCTGTCGATAGCAGAGCAACAGCCTGCCATGCACCGGCAGGAAAGCTTATCGCAGGCACGCAAACTGGTGGGCGTTGCCGCGCGAAATCAGGCTGACCCGCAGCAAGTGCAAAAGCGGGATATTCTGCTTGCCTACAGTGCAGTACTTGAAGATGACCCGCGTAAAGCCGAACACCTTTTGCAACAAAGCTCCGGCGATGGTTATACAGACAATTATCAGCGTACCGATACCGGTAGTCTGATTGTGGCAGCCAGAGTGTTTAACGCCATTAAACAGCCGGAAAAAGCACGGGAACTGCTGGCGCTGGCGCATCATCGTAATCAGAATAATCTGAGTCTGTCGGACCAGATCACCCATCAGCAGAACCTGTCCGGCACAGAGCGTCAGCTGGGCATTGCCGCAGAACAGGCATTTGAGCTCAATGACACTGGCATGACGCTGTACTCTAAAAAAGCCTACCTGAAGGCCATGTACTACTTTTATCAGGCGTATGAATTACTGCCCGATACCCCGGCTTTCGGGCTAAACCTCTTGCAATGCATGGTCGATTCCACTCATCCGGCGTATCGCTCCTGGACCGTGCTCAGTCTGCTGGAAAAAATGCAGGCTGCCACATTGTCAGGAAATAATCAGGCCAGGCTGGAGCGGATCATTACTCTGATCGATGCACAGGAAGCTCTGTACGCCTCGGCCAGAACCCTGGATATGACAGATACAGGCCATGACACTCCGTCGGGCACTTAG
- a CDS encoding CoA-acylating methylmalonate-semialdehyde dehydrogenase, protein MNHVPLLINGELCQSATDAYIDVTNPANNDVIARVPCATSDEIEQAIDSASKAFETWKDVPVTERARLMMRYQALLKEQQKEIAEILAAETGKTFDDAMGDVWRGIEVVEQAMNVPSLMMGETAENVARGIDTYSYIQPLGVCAGITPFNFPAMIPLWMFPLSIACGNTFVLKPSEQDPMTPMKLAELFKQAGAPDGVLNVIHGGKDQVEPLLTHPTIKAVSFVGSVPVGQHIYRTATANMKRAQCFAGAKNHTVIMPDANKEHVLNNLVGASVGAAGQRCMAISVAVFVGEAQAWIPELAERIGQVKPGPWTDKDSAFGPLISPQARQRVLSLIESGKQQGATCLVDGSEVTVPGYEQGNWVGPTVFSDVTPEMDIYQQEIFGPVLSMVNADSLDEALTLVNNNPYGNGTSIFTNSGAAARKYQREVTVGQVGINVPIPVPLPFFSFTGWKNSFYGDLHAYGKQAIRFYTETKTITSRWPESDIPGGPNMTISLS, encoded by the coding sequence ATGAACCATGTACCCTTACTTATCAACGGCGAGTTATGTCAGTCTGCCACCGATGCATATATTGATGTAACCAACCCGGCGAATAATGACGTGATTGCCAGAGTGCCCTGTGCAACCAGTGATGAAATTGAGCAGGCTATCGACAGTGCCAGCAAGGCATTTGAAACCTGGAAAGATGTGCCTGTGACAGAGCGGGCGCGATTAATGATGCGTTATCAGGCGCTGCTGAAAGAGCAACAAAAAGAGATTGCTGAAATTCTGGCCGCTGAAACCGGCAAGACTTTTGATGATGCGATGGGCGATGTCTGGCGTGGAATCGAAGTGGTTGAACAGGCCATGAATGTGCCTTCACTGATGATGGGCGAAACCGCAGAGAATGTGGCCCGGGGTATTGATACCTACAGTTATATCCAGCCACTGGGCGTATGTGCAGGGATTACGCCGTTTAATTTCCCGGCGATGATCCCGCTGTGGATGTTTCCGCTGTCGATTGCCTGTGGCAATACCTTTGTACTCAAGCCGTCCGAACAGGACCCGATGACGCCGATGAAACTGGCTGAACTGTTTAAGCAGGCAGGCGCGCCTGACGGTGTGCTCAATGTGATTCACGGCGGTAAGGACCAGGTAGAGCCGCTGTTGACTCACCCCACGATCAAAGCCGTGTCGTTTGTTGGCTCAGTGCCGGTCGGCCAGCATATTTACCGAACCGCCACCGCCAACATGAAGCGGGCACAGTGTTTTGCCGGCGCTAAAAACCACACCGTTATCATGCCAGATGCCAACAAAGAGCATGTGTTGAATAATCTGGTGGGCGCATCGGTAGGTGCCGCCGGACAACGCTGTATGGCGATTTCCGTTGCAGTGTTTGTGGGTGAGGCCCAGGCCTGGATCCCTGAACTGGCAGAGCGTATCGGTCAGGTAAAACCCGGTCCGTGGACAGACAAAGACAGTGCCTTTGGCCCGCTTATCAGCCCGCAGGCCCGTCAGCGTGTGCTATCTCTGATTGAAAGTGGCAAGCAGCAAGGCGCGACCTGTCTGGTTGATGGCAGCGAGGTGACCGTACCAGGTTATGAGCAGGGTAACTGGGTTGGCCCTACGGTGTTTAGCGATGTTACACCTGAGATGGATATTTATCAGCAGGAGATCTTCGGACCGGTACTGTCGATGGTCAATGCCGACTCTCTGGACGAGGCGCTGACGCTGGTTAATAACAATCCCTATGGAAACGGCACCTCTATTTTCACCAACAGCGGTGCAGCCGCCCGTAAATACCAGCGCGAGGTGACCGTAGGGCAGGTCGGCATTAATGTGCCCATTCCTGTGCCGCTGCCGTTTTTCTCATTCACCGGCTGGAAAAATTCTTTTTATGGCGATCTGCACGCCTACGGCAAACAGGCCATCCGCTTTTATACCGAAACCAAAACAATCACCTCCCGCTGGCCGGAAAGTGATATTCCCGGTGGGCCTAACATGACTATTTCGTTGAGTTAA
- a CDS encoding NAD(P)-dependent oxidoreductase yields the protein MKKVSFLGLGVMGYPMAGHLASQGYEVTVYNRTTDKARQWCQTYTGTLAETPQEAVQQADLVMMCVGNDDDVRQVGYSALSAMQSGAVLIDHTTASAQVARELYQACLDKQVGFLDAPVSGGQAGAENGQLTIMVGGDEAVFSQAEAALNVYARHAQLLGESGSGQLAKMMNQICIAGIVQGLAEALHFGQQAGLDCAQVVEVISKGAAQSWQMENRATTMLAGEYDFGFAVDWMRKDLAIALDEARRNGSTLALTALVDQYYADVQKAGGRRWDTSSLLTRLT from the coding sequence ATGAAGAAAGTCAGCTTTTTGGGGTTAGGGGTCATGGGGTATCCGATGGCAGGCCACCTGGCCAGCCAGGGCTATGAGGTAACGGTATACAACCGAACCACAGACAAAGCCCGCCAATGGTGTCAGACATACACAGGTACACTGGCAGAAACGCCGCAGGAGGCGGTACAACAGGCCGATTTGGTCATGATGTGTGTGGGTAACGATGATGATGTTCGTCAGGTCGGATACAGCGCACTGTCTGCGATGCAAAGTGGTGCGGTGCTGATTGACCATACTACGGCCTCGGCACAGGTCGCTCGTGAGCTTTATCAGGCATGTCTGGACAAACAGGTAGGCTTTCTGGACGCGCCGGTATCAGGCGGTCAGGCAGGGGCCGAAAATGGTCAGTTAACCATTATGGTAGGGGGTGATGAAGCCGTGTTCAGTCAGGCTGAGGCCGCTTTAAATGTGTATGCCAGACACGCGCAGTTACTGGGTGAGTCGGGCAGTGGACAGCTGGCCAAGATGATGAATCAGATTTGTATTGCCGGCATTGTGCAGGGGCTGGCTGAAGCGCTGCATTTTGGCCAGCAGGCCGGACTTGACTGCGCCCAGGTAGTGGAAGTTATCAGTAAAGGCGCAGCGCAATCCTGGCAGATGGAAAACCGGGCCACAACCATGCTGGCCGGTGAGTATGATTTTGGATTTGCAGTGGACTGGATGCGTAAAGACCTGGCGATTGCACTGGATGAAGCCCGCCGCAATGGCTCAACCCTGGCGCTGACTGCACTGGTGGATCAGTACTATGCTGACGTGCAAAAAGCCGGCGGTCGTCGCTGGGACACTTCCAGCTTGCTGACCCGTCTCACTTAG
- a CDS encoding acyl-CoA dehydrogenase family protein, with protein sequence MDFQLTEDQQAFAQTAAQFAREALAPNAARWDAEHIFPVEALQQAGELGFCGLYTPEEQGGLGLSRLDSSIIFEQLAMGCTTTTAMLTIHNMATWMIATWGTDAVRDRWCESLVSGQQLASYCLTEPGAGSDAASLKTTARKQGDGYVLNGAKVFISGAGSTHVLVVMARTGGPGAQGVSAFAVPADAVGITYGKPEEKMGWNAQPTRMITFEDVQLQADWLLGEEGDGFRFAMMGLDGGRINIATCSVGTAQQALDTARNYMHEREQFGKPLAAFQALQFKLADMATELVAARQMVRLAAWKLDNQDADRTTYCAMAKRFATDIGFKVCNEALQLHGGYGYIKEYPLERHVRDVRVHQILEGTNEIMRLIIGRRLLADERQVL encoded by the coding sequence ATGGATTTTCAGTTAACCGAAGATCAGCAGGCCTTTGCCCAGACAGCGGCCCAGTTTGCCCGTGAAGCGCTGGCGCCCAATGCGGCACGCTGGGATGCTGAGCATATTTTTCCGGTTGAAGCGCTTCAGCAGGCCGGCGAACTGGGGTTTTGTGGTCTGTATACTCCCGAGGAGCAGGGCGGGCTGGGACTGAGCCGGCTAGACTCATCCATCATCTTTGAGCAGCTGGCCATGGGCTGTACCACCACCACAGCCATGCTGACCATTCATAATATGGCCACCTGGATGATTGCCACCTGGGGCACCGACGCGGTCCGTGACCGGTGGTGTGAATCACTGGTGTCAGGGCAGCAACTGGCCTCATACTGCCTGACTGAGCCAGGGGCAGGTTCAGATGCCGCCTCGCTGAAAACCACCGCCAGAAAACAGGGCGACGGCTATGTGCTAAACGGCGCCAAGGTATTTATCTCCGGAGCCGGCAGTACCCATGTGCTGGTGGTGATGGCGCGCACCGGCGGGCCGGGTGCGCAAGGGGTATCCGCGTTTGCAGTGCCGGCAGATGCTGTGGGTATTACCTATGGCAAACCCGAAGAAAAAATGGGCTGGAATGCCCAGCCAACCCGCATGATTACCTTTGAGGATGTGCAACTACAGGCTGACTGGCTGCTGGGTGAAGAAGGTGACGGTTTCCGGTTTGCCATGATGGGCCTGGACGGCGGCAGAATTAATATTGCCACCTGTTCTGTCGGGACCGCTCAGCAAGCGCTCGATACCGCCCGCAATTACATGCATGAGCGTGAACAGTTTGGTAAGCCCCTGGCGGCGTTTCAGGCATTGCAGTTCAAGCTGGCCGACATGGCAACCGAGCTGGTGGCAGCCCGCCAAATGGTCCGGCTGGCCGCCTGGAAGCTGGATAATCAGGACGCGGACCGCACCACCTATTGTGCTATGGCCAAGCGGTTTGCCACCGATATTGGGTTTAAGGTGTGTAACGAAGCGTTACAGCTGCACGGTGGGTATGGCTACATCAAAGAGTATCCGCTGGAGCGCCATGTGCGCGATGTCAGGGTGCACCAGATTTTGGAAGGCACCAACGAAATTATGCGCCTGATTATCGGTCGCCGGTTACTGGCCGACGAACGTCAGGTACTGTAA